In a genomic window of Dyadobacter fermentans DSM 18053:
- a CDS encoding M56 family metallopeptidase: MNWNFIDQPAARQWVEAMCLMLMHSLWQGLVAAILAGMILLTTRKSRPAFRYNLLAGLMLLFVAGTVLTFNLTLRGSHDAPAVTTGLAREWVNQAIFQHPASPVVAATDANWIALITGFFSAHAQMIVTVWFLVFALKSLQAASGLLYLHRITRSVSAPGMQWVVRFYELAGRMQVNQEIELRESAQIAVPMVIGFLKPVVLVPLGMLANLPAAQVEAILLHELAHIRRRDYLVNLVQIFCENVFFFNPAVLWISKLIREEREHCCDDLAIGVMQNKTSFVHALVSFQEYNQSRPTFEMAFSQKRNHLLDRIKRIINNNNKPLDAMEKLFVTFSLAAAITLSAATAPEKPAIPRAVFKQPESRMAELKTPEAQKIAAIQEPDTLPRKKRTDMAIHSANVRGAREGISTYNVTRNGRQYEIVKRNGKMVSLWVDDQEIAEGDYSKYQSEIDEIMEEIKVQHELAEKQRAEAEEMRKLADVQRREAEKQREAANEIRKLAEVQRRDADKQREQAHVMRLEAEKHREQAARIRVEAAKQREHADEMRLQAEKHRQLAEEQRKQADGMRKEAEKEREAYVKKQEGVIEELIKGGIVKSRDDVSFKLADDELIVNGEKQPAELHQRLKSKYLGDDAGGKTEMYYNFNGRSGYSRSR; encoded by the coding sequence GGCAGGGGCTTGTGGCCGCCATCCTGGCAGGAATGATCCTGCTTACGACGCGGAAGAGCCGGCCCGCTTTCCGGTACAATCTGCTGGCAGGACTGATGCTCCTGTTCGTTGCCGGCACCGTGCTGACGTTCAACCTCACCTTGCGCGGCTCGCACGATGCACCGGCGGTGACAACCGGCCTGGCCCGGGAATGGGTTAATCAGGCCATTTTCCAGCATCCGGCAAGCCCGGTAGTCGCTGCCACGGACGCGAACTGGATAGCGCTCATTACCGGCTTTTTCAGTGCCCATGCGCAGATGATTGTGACGGTTTGGTTTCTGGTTTTTGCATTGAAATCCTTGCAGGCTGCCAGCGGGCTGCTTTATCTGCACAGGATCACCCGGTCGGTATCGGCACCGGGCATGCAATGGGTCGTCCGGTTCTATGAGCTTGCCGGGCGGATGCAGGTGAATCAGGAAATAGAATTGCGGGAATCGGCGCAGATTGCCGTGCCGATGGTGATCGGTTTTCTGAAACCGGTGGTGCTGGTGCCGCTGGGCATGCTGGCGAATTTGCCGGCGGCGCAGGTGGAGGCCATTCTCCTGCACGAGCTTGCGCACATCCGCCGGCGCGATTACCTGGTGAACCTAGTCCAGATCTTCTGTGAAAATGTGTTTTTCTTCAACCCGGCGGTTTTGTGGATTTCCAAACTGATCCGCGAGGAGCGCGAGCATTGCTGTGATGATCTGGCGATCGGTGTCATGCAAAACAAAACTTCGTTCGTTCATGCCCTCGTATCATTTCAGGAATACAACCAGTCGCGCCCGACATTTGAGATGGCCTTTTCCCAAAAGCGTAACCATTTGCTGGACAGGATCAAACGCATTATCAATAACAATAATAAACCACTTGATGCCATGGAAAAACTATTTGTAACATTCAGTCTGGCAGCGGCGATCACGTTGTCGGCGGCAACTGCACCCGAAAAGCCGGCCATCCCACGTGCTGTGTTTAAGCAGCCGGAGAGTCGGATGGCGGAGCTAAAAACGCCGGAAGCACAAAAAATTGCGGCTATTCAGGAACCAGACACGCTGCCCCGGAAAAAGCGGACCGACATGGCGATTCATTCGGCGAACGTACGCGGCGCACGCGAGGGGATCAGTACGTATAATGTAACCCGTAACGGCAGGCAGTATGAGATCGTGAAGCGCAATGGTAAAATGGTTTCGCTATGGGTCGACGACCAGGAGATCGCCGAAGGTGATTATTCCAAATATCAATCCGAGATCGACGAGATCATGGAGGAAATTAAAGTCCAGCATGAACTCGCCGAAAAACAGCGCGCAGAAGCCGAAGAAATGCGGAAACTGGCGGATGTGCAGCGCCGCGAGGCAGAGAAGCAACGCGAGGCAGCGAATGAAATCCGGAAGCTGGCCGAAGTGCAGCGGCGTGACGCCGATAAACAACGCGAACAAGCACACGTAATGCGCCTGGAAGCGGAAAAGCACCGGGAACAAGCCGCCCGGATACGCGTGGAAGCGGCCAAACAGCGGGAGCACGCGGACGAGATGCGATTGCAGGCGGAAAAGCACCGCCAATTGGCCGAGGAGCAGCGCAAACAAGCCGACGGAATGCGAAAGGAGGCCGAAAAGGAACGGGAAGCTTATGTGAAAAAGCAGGAAGGCGTAATCGAGGAGCTGATTAAGGGCGGGATTGTGAAAAGCCGGGATGATGTGTCGTTCAAGCTGGCTGACGATGAGCTGATTGTGAATGGCGAAAAGCAGCCGGCCGAATTGCACCAGCGGCTTAAATCGAAGTACCTGGGCGACGATGCCGGAGGGAAAACGGAAATGTATTACAACTTCAACGGCCGGTCGGGCTATTCCAGAAGCCGCTAG
- a CDS encoding glycoside hydrolase family 5 protein has translation MHRRTFIQNTSIALAGAALAPGLAVSGQAAQNKLPKWKGFNLLDFFSPDPAKGRKPTTEEQLKWMSDWGFDFIRIPMAYPAYLKFDRSKNITPEEVYQIDERAVERIDKLVAAAHKYNMHVSLNLHRAPGYCINAGFNEPYNLWTDQKALDAFCFHWNMWAKQYKNVSSARISFDLLNEPSMRADMNDQHSKRSSVPGDVYRKLAIAASEAIRKENPGHLIIADGNDVGTSVIPELADLDIAQSCRGYHPGIISHYKAPWATKDPDNVPEPKWPGQVGDQYLSRAMLEKFYKPWIELVKKGVGVHCGECGCWNKTPHAVFLAWFNDVLDILSSNGIGFSLWEFAGDFGVLDSRRDDVAYEDWYGHKLDRKLLTLLMKY, from the coding sequence ATGCATCGCAGGACATTCATACAAAATACATCCATCGCACTGGCCGGGGCCGCATTGGCTCCCGGCCTTGCCGTTTCGGGCCAGGCAGCGCAGAACAAGCTGCCCAAATGGAAAGGCTTCAATCTACTCGATTTCTTTTCGCCAGACCCCGCCAAAGGCCGTAAGCCCACCACCGAGGAACAGCTCAAATGGATGAGCGACTGGGGCTTCGATTTCATTCGCATTCCGATGGCCTACCCGGCTTACCTTAAATTCGATCGCAGCAAAAACATCACGCCGGAAGAAGTGTACCAGATCGACGAGCGGGCCGTGGAACGGATCGATAAGCTCGTGGCCGCGGCGCACAAATACAACATGCACGTGAGCCTGAACCTCCACCGGGCGCCGGGTTACTGCATTAATGCGGGTTTTAACGAACCCTACAACCTCTGGACCGACCAGAAAGCCCTCGATGCATTCTGCTTCCACTGGAATATGTGGGCTAAACAATATAAAAATGTGAGCTCTGCACGGATCAGCTTCGACCTGCTGAACGAGCCGAGCATGCGCGCGGATATGAACGACCAGCATTCGAAACGCTCATCGGTGCCTGGTGACGTTTACCGCAAACTCGCGATTGCCGCGTCGGAAGCGATCCGGAAGGAAAACCCGGGACACCTGATCATCGCCGACGGCAACGACGTAGGTACATCGGTCATCCCCGAGCTGGCCGACCTCGACATTGCACAAAGCTGCCGCGGCTACCACCCGGGCATTATTTCGCATTACAAAGCGCCCTGGGCCACGAAAGATCCCGACAATGTGCCGGAACCAAAATGGCCCGGGCAGGTAGGCGACCAATACCTCAGCCGGGCCATGCTGGAAAAGTTTTACAAGCCGTGGATTGAGCTCGTCAAAAAGGGCGTGGGCGTGCATTGCGGCGAATGCGGCTGCTGGAATAAAACGCCGCACGCGGTTTTTCTGGCCTGGTTTAACGACGTGCTCGACATCCTGTCATCGAACGGCATCGGCTTTTCGCTATGGGAATTCGCCGGCGACTTCGGCGTGCTCGACTCCCGCCGCGATGATGTTGCGTACGAAGACTGGTACGGCCACAAGCTGGACCGCAAGTTGCTCACGCTCCTGATGAAATACTGA